CTGGCTCTCGGAGCGCTCCCGGGTGGCGGCCCTCAAGGTGAAGGAGGGGGGAAGGCTCTCGGCCTCCCTGGCCGGGCTGCCCCCGGTGCTTCTGGAGCTGATTGCCACGGGAGAGCGGAGCGGGCAGCTCGCCGCGGTGCTGGAGCAGGCGGGGAAGTCCTACGAGACCGAGTTCGACAGGAGGATACAACGCGGGCTGGCCCTGCTGGAGCCGGCCATGATCCTGACCATGGGCGTGGTGGTGGGGCTCATCGTCTTCGCCGTCCTGTTGCCCATGTTCCAGTTGAACCAGATCATCAAATAGACACGGCGCGATACAATTCGCATCGAAAAGGGAGGGTTTCACGGTGAAGGAATCGTACGAAAAGACAAAGCGGCGGCGCGCGGAGGGGGGCTTCACCCTGATAGAGCTCATCGTGGTGCTGGTCATCCTGAGCCTCCTGGCCGCCGTGGTGGCCCCCAAGATGCTGAGCAGGGCCGAGGACGCAAAGGTGACGGACGCCAAGGTGCAGATGCGCAACCTGGAGACCGCGCTCAAGCTCTTCAAGCTGGACAACGGGTTCTACCCCACCACGGAGCAGGGGCTTGAGGCCCTGGTGGAGAAGCCCAGCACGGGACGCATACCCAAGAACTACCGCGAGGAAGGATACCTGGAGAAAAGCCGCGTTCCTCTGGACCCCTGGGGCAACCCGTTCATCTACGTCTCGCCGGGCCAGAACGACGACTACGAAATCGTCAGCATGGGGGCCGACGGCCAGGAAGGCGGCGAGGGCCACGATGCCGACCTGCAAAGCTGGAACGTCCAGTAGTAGGCGCTGCGGAGCCCGGGACGGCCGGGGCTTCACTCTGTTTGAGCTCCTCGTGGTCCTCATGCTCCTCTCCCTGGTGATGGCCGTCGTCCTGCCGTCCCTGGGGCGCTCCGGGGAGAAGCTCCGCTCCGAGGCGCGCTCCCTGGCCTCGATACTGAGGAACCTGGAGGACTCGGCGGCCACCCGCAAGCAGACCTTCTCGGTGACCTTCGAGCTCCCCGGAGGACGCGTCTCCTGGGAAGAGCCCGAAGGGACCCGGTCCGAGGAGTTCCCGGG
This genomic interval from Nitrospirota bacterium contains the following:
- the gspG gene encoding type II secretion system major pseudopilin GspG, with protein sequence MKESYEKTKRRRAEGGFTLIELIVVLVILSLLAAVVAPKMLSRAEDAKVTDAKVQMRNLETALKLFKLDNGFYPTTEQGLEALVEKPSTGRIPKNYREEGYLEKSRVPLDPWGNPFIYVSPGQNDDYEIVSMGADGQEGGEGHDADLQSWNVQ
- a CDS encoding prepilin-type N-terminal cleavage/methylation domain-containing protein, translated to MPTCKAGTSSSRRCGARDGRGFTLFELLVVLMLLSLVMAVVLPSLGRSGEKLRSEARSLASILRNLEDSAATRKQTFSVTFELPGGRVSWEEPEGTRSEEFPGLSAVELQSRGMVKDGTLVVYFPPSGPAEYMNVYVTEGDKELVVSVNPISRRVKVHEAAEQ